In the Glycine max cultivar Williams 82 chromosome 6, Glycine_max_v4.0, whole genome shotgun sequence genome, TTAAtatccaataaaataatttcttttttattttaattaggaaaCTCCAAGATTGCTTTAACTTATACAAAATCTgaataacacaaaaaaataaaaaatcggaATTAAATGTTGCCCGATTGTTGACTAACTTAtacaaaatcttatttaaatgcTTAAAATCGTGTCataatataatgaatatatatttgcaaatatatatttattatataattgcaaatatatattctaattttgaGTATAAATAACAGCATGTGAGGGTGCAGCAAAACACACACTGAGTGCAACAAAGTTTTAACATGAAAGGCAATAATACACTTTTGTTGCATTTATTCTACACTACTCTCTTCCTGTTTCTTGTAGTGTCAAGTTCATCTTCAACAGGGAATGAAAGTAACGATGACACTAACAGTAAAGAAGTTTATATCGTGTACATGGGAGCTGCAGATTCAACAAAAGCTTCTCTTAAAAATGAGCACGCTCAGATTCTGAATTCAGTGCTAAGAAGGTACGTATAAttacataatattattattatatgggcaccaattaattaatttgatgattGATGTGTttacatattttgtgtgaatgaATTGAAGGAATGAGAATGCCCTAGTACGGAACTACAAGCATGGTTTCTCTGGGTTCGCAGCTCGTCTATCAAAAGAGGAGGCAAACTCAATTGCTCAGAAACCTGGTGTGGTGTCTGTTTTCCCTGACCCCATTCTGAAGCTCCACACTACACGTTCATGGGATTTCCTCAAAAGCCAAACTCGTGTCAATATCGACACCAAACCAAATACGCTGTCcggttcttctttttcttcatcagACGTCATTCTTGGCGTCTTAGACACAGGTTGTCcataatcaaaaaaaaaaaaaaaacatgatatatatgtgtgtgtttcattttttaaaaatgttaataataatatatacaaaaatggAATATTTCAGGCATATGGCCAGAGGCGGCGAGTTTTAGCGACAAGGGTTTCGGTCCTGTTCCATCCCGATGGAAAGGCACCTGCATGACATCAAAAGACTTCAATTCCTCTTGTTGTAACAGGTAAACTAAAATGTGaaaccataataataataataataataataataaatatataaaggcgaacgttattaattattaattattattagaaaaaaggTGATTTCAGCTTGCTGTTTAAGAAGGTTTGGAATGAATCCTATTTAATTAGGTAGTGGATGGAATAACGGTTAGGTTTGTATTTATAGGAAGATAATTGGCGCGAGGTTTTACCCTAACCCAGAGGAGAAAACGGCAAGGGATTTCAACGGACATGGGACTCACGTTTCGTCGACGGCAGTGGGCGTGCCGGTGAGTGGCGCATCGTTCTATGGTCTGGCGGCGGGGACGGCAAGGGGTGGGTCCCCTGAGTCAAGGTTGGCGGTTTACAAAGTGTGTGGGGCTTTTGGGTCATGTCCTGGGTCGGCCATTCTTGCGGGGTTTGACGATGCCATTCACGACGGAGTGGATATCTTGTCGCTGTCGCTCGGTGGATTCGGTGGAACCAAAACCGATTTGACCACCGACCCGATTGCGATTGGAGCATTCCACTCCGTCCAGCGCGGCATCCTGGTGGTCTGCGCCGCCGGGAACGACGGAGAACCATTCACCGTTCTCAACGACGCACCTTGGATTTTAACCGTTGCAGCTTCCACCATCGACCGTGATCTTCAATCCGACGTGGTCTTGGGTAATAACCAAGTCGTCAAGGTACCTACATATTCTACTTTAAATCGGTGCAGTGCAACTAATGTCATCTTTTCTCATCGTTGATAATTATTAAACTTCAGGGAAGAGCCATAAATTTCTCCCCTCTTTTAAATTCTCCCGATTATCCAATGATATATGCTGAGTCTGCTGCCAGGGCAAATATCTCCAACATAACTGATGCAAGGTACGTACTCTAAAAACCATTTGTCGTTTCGTATTGGACAAACTTCAAATCAAGCAATCAACTAAGCAATAACAAACAAGTGTTTCATCACCAATTATATGTAATACTCATATATAACCTCTTAGCAAATGATTAAATCATTTGTCACATGCAGACAATGCCACCCAGATTCATTAGATCCAAAAAAAGTCATAGGGAAGATTGTGGTTTGTGATGgaaaaaatgacatttattATTCAACTGATGAGAAAATTGTCATAGTGAAGGCGTTGGGAGGAATAGGTCTGGTTCATATTACTGATCAATCTGGATCAGTAGCATTTTATTATGTGGACTTCCCAGTAACAGAGGTAAAATCAAAACATGGCGACGCAATCCTCCAGTACATCAACTCAACTAGGTAAGGATATTATATAGCACTTGAAAGAAGCAACATTCTtgattaattttagaatttgcTTTGATCAcgagttattttcttttaattctttgtGCATATATGTAATATAAAGCCATCCAGTGGGAACAATACTAGCAACAGTTACAATTCCTGATTATAAGCCTGCTCCCCGGGTGGGTTATTTTTCATCAAGAGGGCCTTCATTGATTACAAGCAATGTTCTCAAGGTATGATATGACGATCGATAGAATTATACATATCAATCATCATCCTCAATATGCTCATTGCTCAAACACTAAACAGAAcattcattctttctttctttctttctttctagcCTGATATTGCAGCCCCGGGAGTTAACATTCTCGCTGCATGGTTTGGAAATGACACATCAGAGGTTCCAAAAGGAAGAAAGCCCTCACTATATCGCATACTCTCAGGAACTTCCATGGCTACTCCACATGTTTCAGGGCTTGCATGCAGTGTCAAAAGAAAAAACCCCACTTGGAGTGCCTCCGCAATCAAATCTGCCATCATGACTTCAGGTCACCCATTTGATAATGTGATCTAAGTAAGTAATGTGATCCAGCAAAATGTACCATACCAACTCATATCAttctataaattaatatgtatgcAGCAATTCAAAATGACAATTTGAAGGGTCCCATAACAACGGATTCAGGGTTGATAGCCACACCTTATGACTATGGAGCAGGGGCAATTACAACATCTGAACCATTGCAACCGGGGCTAGTTTATGAAACCAACAACGTTGACTACTTGAACTATTTGTGTTACAATGGACTTAACATAACCATGATAAAGGTCATCTCCGGAACTGTCCCCGAGAATTTCAATTGTCCCAAGGATTCGAGCTCTGATCTCATCTCCAGCATCAACTACCCTTCCATAGCAGTAAACTTCACTGGCAAAGCAGACGCGGTCGTGAGTAGAACTGTCACAAACGTTGACGAAGAAGATGAAACAGTGTACTTCCCCGTTGTTGAAGCTCCTAGTGAAGTAATTGTCACACTCTTTCCATATAATCTTGAGTTTACGACAAGTATTAAAAAACAAAGCTACAATATTACTTTCAGACCGAAGACCTCCTTGAAGAAAGATTTGTTTGGATCTATCACTTGGAGTAACGACAAATATATGGTTCGAATTCCTTTTGTATTAACTAAATAGTGAAATTAAAAAGTAGCGATGAATAAATGCAAGCTAAGTTCTTCGTGGTGCCTACACTCGAGTCctgattatttattattcatatgccttctgttttaatttaatttattatactttCAGCCTCtctaatatgtttttttcttttgcaaataTATAAGCTGACTTACTATTTACACTCAAAATTAGTTCCAACTTATTCACTAGCCGTTTGCCCTcagcttaattaaaaaaaagaaatgtgatttaattacattaattatagcTGGATCGTAGTAACCTCGGATTTTTACACGGGTTGGTAATTCAACATCAATTTCATGCTTCAAATGCAAACTCCTCAAAAGTAGTTGCAGACTaaaatgatgaatttttaaCAAAACTTGTACAAAGGTAAGGGGGAACTAGGGAAGTGAGCTCATAAAATAAGGAAACTGTTTCGACTGAGTTTTGAGTAAGGTGTGGCTGAATTTTGGCTTGAGTTGTGGTGAGCTGTAGCAGAGTTTCGACTTTGTTGTGGTAAGCTATGACTTAGTTTTGACGAATTGTGGTGAGTTGTGGTCGAATGGAATCTTGGATCTCCTAATCCGGTGTAGGAGAAGTACCTACAAAAAGGACTCCAACAATCAACTCAATTGGATCCGAGATACTTATGTATCGATGTATGAAATGATTAAAACATACCTTGTTGTGTTTTATTTATGTCAATATATACATATTCGACATTAAGGAGGTTACACTAACTAGATAGTCCTCTAAGCGTTGCGTGATCGTGAAAAGTTAGTGATCATCACTATCGAGTTCATAGGTTGTACGGTACATAAATCCCACTAATCGAGTAACTATCAAGTTCATGGGGGTTGTACGGTACATAAGTCTGTCAGATTCCCATGATGGGTATTGCTAAGTTGAATAAATCGGGCATATACATTACACGAGTTTAAGATGATTTAATTTTCcttatatatcattattttatactGGGTGagtgttttctttgaaaaactgaggTGTGGATCCAACCTCTTGAGAagtgcttttaaaaaaatgaggtttGGATCCTATCTCTTGAGAGGTGCTTGAAAAAGCTTATCAAAATAGTTATTGGCATTCAATGTTGTTTTCAACCGAGGGCAATTAAACACACCTTTGATTAGTGGGCAATTGAAGTTAGAAAGAAGCTTATAAAGGATAGTATTATTATACTATTACAACCAAGCAAACAATGTTTACTTCAAAGTTGATACCTTATTGATATAATGTATTATTTACTATGagttaaaatgtaatttgaaaaaaaaaatgtaactgaAAATGTTCGGatgattttcatattttgtaaaaaaaaaaaaaaaagaaaaaaaagttattaggcTAATTTTTGCAAAGTACATTTTGGtatgaaaaaccaaaaacagAAGTAATGCATTTTGTGCCATGGCAGAATGCAGAGTATCTACCCAGGATTCATTATGAACAACTTAATGCTAAGCATCATCAGTTAACCCCCCAAATTAATCTTGAAAGCTACAATTCTATTCTAGATTTCCATAATGCATCAAGAaagaaaaccaaacatgttttcaatcaaataaatgtatatatcaaaaaatgattaatacacctgataaaaaaatgagaactcGGCCATACCGGAAAATGCATAGATATTTATCAGTAAGCAGTTAGATCGAAGCATTGAGGCAGCTGTTTTAGATTTCCCATCTATTCCCAATACAAGACTTGGCTTCAAACAAGAATTATTACCCATGTTAAATTTTAGATACGATTCAGCCTGAAAATGAGCCTCATTTATTGAATTTCCAATCATCCCACTGAGACTCGTTCCCCAACCAAATGAATCTTCAGAAACATCAGATATGGTTACACccaattgaaaatatttgggaTTTAATTTGTCCATCTCGACCCAACCTCCAATCTTTGTAAAATCATCAATTTCAGACTCTGCCATTAGGCAATAGAACCAGCTGACACACTCATCTTTGTTCCCATTGATGGCAATACTTCACGTACTGCCTCAGAAACTTCATCTTCATATTGCTTGGACAAGACTAAAGGAATTGTAAAAGCTCCAAAATTTCCTAGTTCCTTTGACGATAAAGGCATGTGGTGAAGACCCAGAATAGACAGTTTTGTTCCTCTAGAAAATTGATACACAGGTTGCCCAAAGGTGCTACATCTATTCTCTGTCATATAAGAACTAGGTGGCATTCCCAGACCAGTTCCAAGTTGGGCCAATGAAGCAATAATATTCTGACTTTCTCACAGTTATGCCAATAGCAGTACCATTGTGCAGGTTGAGAAGAGGTGACCCAAAATAGGGTAAATCTGTCAAAACTTTTCCAACCTAAATGAGCACAACACCATGTCAGCATATCAATGGCCTAATTAGCAAAGGCCAAAGGGTAGAGTGGAAAAGAAAGGgctcaaaaacattttttcttttactaacaAAATGGATGTATCAACCAGCCAAACAATATAGTCATTGCAGTTTACTAAAATCCGTGCCTCCAAGAAGAGACATAATAATAGCTAAGATGATTTTGAAAGAACTATATCTTAAGTGAGCAATCGAGTTTCATTTATAGTGAAGAAATTTGCAAATCCAGCCAGACAATAGGAAGGCAAAGTAAACTATCCGTAATTCATCTACATAGACACGTGACTTGAACTCAAGATGATGAACCCCATACAAACCACATTCACACATAAGAAtacttttgttgcaaaattttCAAGGCTAGACTTTGTGTTTCTAACAACTAGcatgtttttttatgtttccCAATATTTTTACACAATCGGTTGAAATAGCACACTTGCAAAATTATCATTCTATGGTCTGGTAGTTGTTCCCTAGTAGATGAGACTTCAGGAATAAGGTTTATATTGGAAAATCATTCCTAGATTTTCATCTCTAATTTTAAGAACTAGATAAACCCAACACTTGAATGTGTGTTAGAATAATGACATCATCAGCTGatcccctttttgttttttttaaataaaataaaaactcgtgaaatttctaatggtaaaggtaaacatttttaaatttgaattctcaCCCAGCATCATAATTTAGCtatgttaaagaaaaatataattctttttaccACATTTAATTAGCGAATTCTATAACTAATTACGGTaggttttttaataacaattatGTCTTTTTTTGCATTCAACGCGACGATAACATAAGAGTGTTCAAGAATTGATCTTATTAAAGCCAAATAAATCCTTAACTAAAAAACTGAAATTGAAAAATCACAACCACTGGCTATGAGTGCAACTAATTATTATCTAATGTTTACCTTCTCATCTTAAAGAAGTCGAATCTACTCATATATAAAGGTTAAAATTGTGACAATAATAGAACcgtaattaacaaataaaacaatatttgtaTCCAACTCTTGCGATTGGACACTTGTCttttaaaattgaagataaagaaaatttaacatgATAAAACCATGAACATGAATTCAGTTGGAGTTCTCTCAAGAGAAGCTGATTATATATTTGTTGAGGATTTCACCAACAAGAATTTGGTATGTCTTTTGTGTGGGATGGTAGCTGTCCCAAAACACATATTTGGAATCATCTACGCAGGTTGTTGGATCTAACGGATTACACAGAAAAGCCGCCTCTACCGTCCCTGTACCGCAGCATCCTCTGTCAGCAACATCAAATCCTGAAATTCAATTATTAGATTTAGGATTGGAACAAATGTGTGTAAATtaagagattattttttttgtgaaagggaAGGGAGGAATAGATTTGTACCATAATTGATTGGGTTTTGGATGATATTGAGCAAAGAGTCGTAAATACGGATATACACCACCTTCGCTTGAGGCAAGCTTTGGTTTAGGTTGTGCAGCTCTGAAGATAGTTTAGAGTTAAACAATTTTGATGCCATGTTTATTTCTTCGGTGCACACTCTCTCTAGACCTCCAAACAACGTTCGTACGAATGGCAAACATCCTAGTGGAGGTGCACCAAACACTCCTATTCTCCTTGCCCCCAATCCATATAAttcctatatataaaataaaaaatagtcatcgcacattgtttaaattaaatggTCAGTTATTTAAccccatacatatataatatatgcgATTCTAATTTATGATGGGAGAGAAGGATAGTACAGAGTGAGATTACCTTAACGAAAGAAGAGGCTTCTTGCACCAACATATCAGTATAACCCGAAACATCATAAGTCACTTTCCTAACTCCTGATGCAAAATAAGTATTGGCAATGTCGTTGCTGCTTGACACCACAAGTACTAAACTTTTGGACAAGATGAAGTTGGTTTTTGCTTCTCCAAAATTTCCCTTGAGCTTTCCTATGTATTCTTTGAATTGCTCTAGTTGCTCAGATAATGGTGTGACAGACTGTATTAGCAACAAAGTACgattaaaatagtttattttatgaGAGAAGATTGTTAGTTAGCTTCAGCCAAATGATGGGATAATATCAGGatggagagaagaaaaaaataagttaaaataaaatatatatctgAAGATGTCATGATGTAATATAGAAACACATcatgagaaataaataaataaataaataaaaacaaagaaaaaaatatttataaaataatgcaagagaaagaaaatataaaaataaattaatatacaatTTAATGCTTTCCCACTTTTGAAGCCGAAGAATGACACGAGGACAAATCATGTCAGACTAAAAAACAATTTAGTGGCAGAGAAAATCTGTTTTAAACAAAACATAACACGTTACACGTTTGCTGTCCACGCGTATTTGTCATGaactatatttttataataatttatcaattttatttatttaataaatattttatattttcaaagaattcaatatattatatatgtattattttttttgcaaaatactAATGCAAATACTTTTGTAAGAAAATAGGTTAGTGGTGAAAGAATAATTAGATGAAATGAAATGCATCTATTTACCACTATTTGTGCGGTCAAAGAATCATATCCGGAGCCACCCGAAGCAAAGTTGACTCCCTTGAGGAGATCACCAGGCTGCAAACTAGGACTCTTGTATGGTGTTATATATTCGCTGATTCCCAACTCTTCCGCTGAAGACGACAATCAATTcagaattataattaataattgaaatttacaaGCAAAATATGGATCAATTCGTTTCTGGGTCAGAAAAGAGAAGAGTTAAACCTACCTAGATAGCTAGGtgatcaattttattaatatcaaattaagACCAGTTGAATGAATTCTTGTGCAGAATGTAATGCTTCATATGTTGTTTTAGACatcataaatttgattttgtaaaCATTGAAGTACTGAATTTATTCATCACTTGAAATTTACCTGGGGATACGAATGAATAACTAGCGTGTGTATATCTAATCATATTGAATAGTAAgattctaattaataattatgcaCTAAATTATGGAGGAAGTTAAGATGATGAGGACGTAATTAACAGTAGCATGAATGGCACGTACGTACGTACCTATGAAGTCAGCAGGGACCTTGCCATTGCTGAATCTTCCTGTTGGTATCCCA is a window encoding:
- the SSTP-1 gene encoding subtilisin-type protease precursor; amino-acid sequence: MKGNNTLLLHLFYTTLFLFLVVSSSSSTGNESNDDTNSKEVYIVYMGAADSTKASLKNEHAQILNSVLRRNENALVRNYKHGFSGFAARLSKEEANSIAQKPGVVSVFPDPILKLHTTRSWDFLKSQTRVNIDTKPNTLSGSSFSSSDVILGVLDTGIWPEAASFSDKGFGPVPSRWKGTCMTSKDFNSSCCNRKIIGARFYPNPEEKTARDFNGHGTHVSSTAVGVPVSGASFYGLAAGTARGGSPESRLAVYKVCGAFGSCPGSAILAGFDDAIHDGVDILSLSLGGFGGTKTDLTTDPIAIGAFHSVQRGILVVCAAGNDGEPFTVLNDAPWILTVAASTIDRDLQSDVVLGNNQVVKGRAINFSPLLNSPDYPMIYAESAARANISNITDARQCHPDSLDPKKVIGKIVVCDGKNDIYYSTDEKIVIVKALGGIGLVHITDQSGSVAFYYVDFPVTEVKSKHGDAILQYINSTSHPVGTILATVTIPDYKPAPRVGYFSSRGPSLITSNVLKPDIAAPGVNILAAWFGNDTSEVPKGRKPSLYRILSGTSMATPHVSGLACSVKRKNPTWSASAIKSAIMTSAIQNDNLKGPITTDSGLIATPYDYGAGAITTSEPLQPGLVYETNNVDYLNYLCYNGLNITMIKVISGTVPENFNCPKDSSSDLISSINYPSIAVNFTGKADAVVSRTVTNVDEEDETVYFPVVEAPSEVIVTLFPYNLEFTTSIKKQSYNITFRPKTSLKKDLFGSITWSNDKYMVRIPFVLTK
- the LOC112997680 gene encoding GDSL esterase/lipase At3g14820 — protein: MELWSVVFVCCVLCYSFCHSAEAIVKLGGNETIPALILFGDSIVDTGTNNNLITLLKCNFPPYGRDFQGGIPTGRFSNGKVPADFIAEELGISEYITPYKSPSLQPGDLLKGVNFASGGSGYDSLTAQIVSVTPLSEQLEQFKEYIGKLKGNFGEAKTNFILSKSLVLVVSSSNDIANTYFASGVRKVTYDVSGYTDMLVQEASSFVKELYGLGARRIGVFGAPPLGCLPFVRTLFGGLERVCTEEINMASKLFNSKLSSELHNLNQSLPQAKVVYIRIYDSLLNIIQNPINYGFDVADRGCCGTGTVEAAFLCNPLDPTTCVDDSKYVFWDSYHPTQKTYQILVGEILNKYIISFS